One stretch of Ictalurus punctatus breed USDA103 chromosome 5, Coco_2.0, whole genome shotgun sequence DNA includes these proteins:
- the inka2 gene encoding PAK4-inhibitor INKA2 isoform X2, producing the protein MTSMREAGDGLQTQMNSMMGALQELKLLKVQTALEQLQISCKNSQLYQHSPHRPTTSDTALTHHLNHISRGSRQNYTQISEEPKKHIFTRESRLSDLEMEPCTYLTSSPFEKHSLVSHHAPRRQEPRGTHHRGSLCNSASFSSSEDDSFSSCGSRDSVPLCNTASHSTSRSTFEECQPSFHSATMAELQGLMDTLSREGPSIDSDFSQFDTDDSNDWTSSLMNQSRNRQPLVLGDNVFADLVGNWLDLPELESRISGEAESTGGIAEASHHPLRLSCSQEFCRRLSLTTSIFKKVLRSIRPDREKLLKERSGWLHLEDEEETLCKRGKKKNKGSKPKDSVYRPFWTRAGGLRGKSKAIPDNAEIKISKGPIFDYSSAVWV; encoded by the coding sequence acctCCATGCGGGAGGCAGGCGATGGTCTCCAGACTCAGATGAACTCTATGATGGGAGCTTTGCAGGAGCTGAAACTCCTTAAAGTGCAGACCGCTCTGGAACAACTTCAGATCTCCTGCAAAAACAGTCAGCTTTATCAACACTCTCCTCATAGACCCACGACCTCAGATACAGCACTCACACATCATCTGAATCATATCTCAAGAGGAAGCAGACAAAATTATACACAGATTTCAGAAGAGccaaaaaaacatatttttacaaGAGAATCAAGACTGTCTGACCTAGAAATGGAACCCTGTACATACCTCACCAGCTCCCCATTTGAGAAACATAGTCTGGTTTCACACCATGCACCTAGAAGACAGGAACCTAGAGGAACCCACCACAGAGGAAGTCTGTGCAACTCTGCTTCCTTCTCCAGCTCTGAGGATGACAGCTTCTCCTCCTGTGGTTCTCGAGATAGTGTCCCTTTATGCAATACTGCAAGCCATTCAACCTCAAGATCTACTTTTGAAGAGTGTCAACCTTCATTCCATTCAGCCACAATGGCTGAGCTCCAAGGACTAATGGACACACTTTCACGGGAAGGGCCCTCTATTGACAGTGATTTTTCTCAATTCGACACAGACGACTCCAATGACTGGACGTCCTCTCTGATGAATCAAAGCCGAAACAGGCAGCCATTAGTGCTAGGAGACAATGTCTTTGCTGATTTAGTGGGTAACTGGCTTGACCTGCCTGAACTGGAGAGTCGAATATCTGGTGAGGCAGAGAGCACAGGAGGGATTGCTGAAGCATCTCATCATCCACTACGACTCAGCTGCTCTCAGGAGTTCTGCAGAAGACTCTCTCTAACCACCAGCATCTTCAAAAAGGTCTTGCGCAGCATTCGACCTGACCGGGAGAAACTTCTCAAAGAGAGATCAGGATGGTTACACttagaggatgaggaggaaacCCTCTGTAAAAGGggtaagaagaagaataaagggTCCAAACCTAAAGACAGTGTCTACAGACCCTTCTGGACAAGAGCTGGTGGACTGAGAGGGAAAAGCAAAGCAATACCAGACAATGCAGAAATCAAAATTTCAAAAGGGCCAATATTTGATTATAGCTCCGCAGTCTGGGTTTAA
- the inka2 gene encoding PAK4-inhibitor INKA2 isoform X1: protein MMERAPESKKMDTCLKRLKQELTSMREAGDGLQTQMNSMMGALQELKLLKVQTALEQLQISCKNSQLYQHSPHRPTTSDTALTHHLNHISRGSRQNYTQISEEPKKHIFTRESRLSDLEMEPCTYLTSSPFEKHSLVSHHAPRRQEPRGTHHRGSLCNSASFSSSEDDSFSSCGSRDSVPLCNTASHSTSRSTFEECQPSFHSATMAELQGLMDTLSREGPSIDSDFSQFDTDDSNDWTSSLMNQSRNRQPLVLGDNVFADLVGNWLDLPELESRISGEAESTGGIAEASHHPLRLSCSQEFCRRLSLTTSIFKKVLRSIRPDREKLLKERSGWLHLEDEEETLCKRGKKKNKGSKPKDSVYRPFWTRAGGLRGKSKAIPDNAEIKISKGPIFDYSSAVWV, encoded by the coding sequence acctCCATGCGGGAGGCAGGCGATGGTCTCCAGACTCAGATGAACTCTATGATGGGAGCTTTGCAGGAGCTGAAACTCCTTAAAGTGCAGACCGCTCTGGAACAACTTCAGATCTCCTGCAAAAACAGTCAGCTTTATCAACACTCTCCTCATAGACCCACGACCTCAGATACAGCACTCACACATCATCTGAATCATATCTCAAGAGGAAGCAGACAAAATTATACACAGATTTCAGAAGAGccaaaaaaacatatttttacaaGAGAATCAAGACTGTCTGACCTAGAAATGGAACCCTGTACATACCTCACCAGCTCCCCATTTGAGAAACATAGTCTGGTTTCACACCATGCACCTAGAAGACAGGAACCTAGAGGAACCCACCACAGAGGAAGTCTGTGCAACTCTGCTTCCTTCTCCAGCTCTGAGGATGACAGCTTCTCCTCCTGTGGTTCTCGAGATAGTGTCCCTTTATGCAATACTGCAAGCCATTCAACCTCAAGATCTACTTTTGAAGAGTGTCAACCTTCATTCCATTCAGCCACAATGGCTGAGCTCCAAGGACTAATGGACACACTTTCACGGGAAGGGCCCTCTATTGACAGTGATTTTTCTCAATTCGACACAGACGACTCCAATGACTGGACGTCCTCTCTGATGAATCAAAGCCGAAACAGGCAGCCATTAGTGCTAGGAGACAATGTCTTTGCTGATTTAGTGGGTAACTGGCTTGACCTGCCTGAACTGGAGAGTCGAATATCTGGTGAGGCAGAGAGCACAGGAGGGATTGCTGAAGCATCTCATCATCCACTACGACTCAGCTGCTCTCAGGAGTTCTGCAGAAGACTCTCTCTAACCACCAGCATCTTCAAAAAGGTCTTGCGCAGCATTCGACCTGACCGGGAGAAACTTCTCAAAGAGAGATCAGGATGGTTACACttagaggatgaggaggaaacCCTCTGTAAAAGGggtaagaagaagaataaagggTCCAAACCTAAAGACAGTGTCTACAGACCCTTCTGGACAAGAGCTGGTGGACTGAGAGGGAAAAGCAAAGCAATACCAGACAATGCAGAAATCAAAATTTCAAAAGGGCCAATATTTGATTATAGCTCCGCAGTCTGGGTTTAA
- the inka2 gene encoding PAK4-inhibitor INKA2 isoform X3, which yields MREAGDGLQTQMNSMMGALQELKLLKVQTALEQLQISCKNSQLYQHSPHRPTTSDTALTHHLNHISRGSRQNYTQISEEPKKHIFTRESRLSDLEMEPCTYLTSSPFEKHSLVSHHAPRRQEPRGTHHRGSLCNSASFSSSEDDSFSSCGSRDSVPLCNTASHSTSRSTFEECQPSFHSATMAELQGLMDTLSREGPSIDSDFSQFDTDDSNDWTSSLMNQSRNRQPLVLGDNVFADLVGNWLDLPELESRISGEAESTGGIAEASHHPLRLSCSQEFCRRLSLTTSIFKKVLRSIRPDREKLLKERSGWLHLEDEEETLCKRGKKKNKGSKPKDSVYRPFWTRAGGLRGKSKAIPDNAEIKISKGPIFDYSSAVWV from the coding sequence ATGCGGGAGGCAGGCGATGGTCTCCAGACTCAGATGAACTCTATGATGGGAGCTTTGCAGGAGCTGAAACTCCTTAAAGTGCAGACCGCTCTGGAACAACTTCAGATCTCCTGCAAAAACAGTCAGCTTTATCAACACTCTCCTCATAGACCCACGACCTCAGATACAGCACTCACACATCATCTGAATCATATCTCAAGAGGAAGCAGACAAAATTATACACAGATTTCAGAAGAGccaaaaaaacatatttttacaaGAGAATCAAGACTGTCTGACCTAGAAATGGAACCCTGTACATACCTCACCAGCTCCCCATTTGAGAAACATAGTCTGGTTTCACACCATGCACCTAGAAGACAGGAACCTAGAGGAACCCACCACAGAGGAAGTCTGTGCAACTCTGCTTCCTTCTCCAGCTCTGAGGATGACAGCTTCTCCTCCTGTGGTTCTCGAGATAGTGTCCCTTTATGCAATACTGCAAGCCATTCAACCTCAAGATCTACTTTTGAAGAGTGTCAACCTTCATTCCATTCAGCCACAATGGCTGAGCTCCAAGGACTAATGGACACACTTTCACGGGAAGGGCCCTCTATTGACAGTGATTTTTCTCAATTCGACACAGACGACTCCAATGACTGGACGTCCTCTCTGATGAATCAAAGCCGAAACAGGCAGCCATTAGTGCTAGGAGACAATGTCTTTGCTGATTTAGTGGGTAACTGGCTTGACCTGCCTGAACTGGAGAGTCGAATATCTGGTGAGGCAGAGAGCACAGGAGGGATTGCTGAAGCATCTCATCATCCACTACGACTCAGCTGCTCTCAGGAGTTCTGCAGAAGACTCTCTCTAACCACCAGCATCTTCAAAAAGGTCTTGCGCAGCATTCGACCTGACCGGGAGAAACTTCTCAAAGAGAGATCAGGATGGTTACACttagaggatgaggaggaaacCCTCTGTAAAAGGggtaagaagaagaataaagggTCCAAACCTAAAGACAGTGTCTACAGACCCTTCTGGACAAGAGCTGGTGGACTGAGAGGGAAAAGCAAAGCAATACCAGACAATGCAGAAATCAAAATTTCAAAAGGGCCAATATTTGATTATAGCTCCGCAGTCTGGGTTTAA